In Castor canadensis chromosome 11, mCasCan1.hap1v2, whole genome shotgun sequence, a single genomic region encodes these proteins:
- the Dennd4b gene encoding DENN domain-containing protein 4B isoform X6 encodes MGSLALLAPSFPQLTLPDAVSEGGAMAEERPPRLVDYFVVAGLAGNGAPIPEETWVPEPSGPLRPPRPAEPITDVAVIARALGEEVPQGYTCIQASAGGHPLELSAGLLGGTQPVICYRRGRDKPPLVELGVLYEGKERPKPGFQVLDTTPYSHSANLAPPGPGHPRTYLTYRRAAEGAGLHALGITDLCLVLPSKGEGAPHTYCQLTRNLNPGMWGPAVYLCYKVGLAKANTLVYEADLLGRYPEEDNEMFPLPESVPVFCLPMGATIECWPAQTKYPVPVFSTFVLTGAAGDKVYGAALQFYEAFPRARLSERQARALGLLSAVERGRALGGRAVRSRRAIAVLSRWPAFPAFRAFLTFLYRYSVSGPHRLPLEAHISHFIHNVPFPSPQRPRILVQMSPYDNLLLCQPVSSPLPLSGASFLQLLQSLGPELAVTLLLAVLTEHKLLVHSLRPDLLTSVCEALVSMIFPLHWQCPYIPLCPLVLADVLSAPVPFIVGIHSSYFDLHDPPADVICVDLDTNTLFQTEEKKPLSPRTLPRRPYKVLLATLTSLYQQLDQTYTGPEEEASLEFLLTDYEAVCGRRARLEREVQGAFLRFMACLLKGYRDFLRPLTQAPSEGARDVDNLFYLQGFLKSRERSSHKLYSQLLHTQMFSQFIEECSFGSARHAALEFFDSCVDKIHPEQEKPEPTPLVELEELSGSELTVFITPPEEPPVLEGSESTPQYCYDGFPELRAELFESPQEQPGTLPVPGPSRSAPSSPAPRRTKQEMKVAQRMAQKSATVPELWARCLLGHCYGLWFLCLPAYVRSAPSRVRALHTAYHVLREMESRKVVLPDEVCYRVLMQLCSHYGQPVLSVRVMLEMRRAGIVPNTITYGYYNKAVLESKWPSGTPGGRLRWAKLRNVVLGAAQFRQPLRERRQRQQQQQQQQLVVATHQDTGSSQIESCLERPSPTRPLQRQTTWAGRSLRDPASPTGRLVKSGSLGSARGAQPTVEAGVAHMIEALGVLEPRGSPVPWHDGSLSDLSLTGEEQAPGGSPGGSGSALSAQSTEALEGLSGQGPKAGGRQDEAGTPRRGLGARLQQLLTPSRRSPASRVPSPELLPRDLPLPARRSPMDSILRPRERPGSTASESSASLGSEWDLSESSLSSVSLHHSSERLSDTPGSFQPPSLEILLSSCSLCRACDSLVYDEEIMAGWAPDDSNLNTTCPFCACPFVPLLSVQTLDSRPSVPSPKPAPAGASDNKDAPIPGGPGPVLSDRRLCLALDEPQLCNGHLGSASRRIESGAWAYLSPLVLRKELESLVENEGSEVLALPELPAAHPIIFWNLLWYFQRLRLPSILPGLVLASCDGPPPPQWPSTRSTSLPLTSWPAAWARRS; translated from the exons GCAGGGAACGGAGCACCCATCCCTGAGGAAACATGGGTTCCTGAACCCAGTGGCCCCCTGCGCCCTCCCCGGCCAGCGGAACCCATCACAGATGTGGCAGTCATCGCTAGGGCACTGGGCGAGGAGGTGCCCCAGGGCTACACATGCATCCAGGCTTCTGCTGGGGGCCACCCCTTGGAACTCAGTGCTGGGCTCCTGGGTGGAACTCAACCTGTCATCTGCTACCGGAGGGGCCGTGACAAGCCCCCCCTCGTTGAGCTGGG GGTGTTATATGAAGGGAAGGAACGTCCCAAGCCTGGCTTCCAAGTGCTTGACACGACACCCTACAGCCACTCAGCCAATCTGGCCCCTCCAGGTCCTGGGCACCCCCGTACCTACCTCACTTACCGGAGGGCAGCAGAAGGGGCAGGGCTGCATGCCTTGGGCATCACTGATCTCTGTCTGGTGCTGCCCAGCAAGGGCGAGGGTGCTCCTCATACTTACTGCCAGTTGACCCGCAACCTCAACCCTGGCATG TGGGGCCCAGCAGTGTACCTGTGCTACAAGGTGGGCCTAGCCAAAGCCAACACGTTGGTGTATGAGGCAG ATCTGCTGGGCCGCTACCCCGAGGAGGACAATGAGATGTTCCCGCTGCCTGAGTCAGTGCCTGTCTTCTGCCTGCCCATGGGGGCCACTATCGAGTGCTGGCCTGCCCAGACTAAGTACCCGGTGCCTGTCTTCTCCACTTTTGTGCTCACGGGTGCTGCTGGTGATAAG GTGTATGGTGCCGCCCTGCAGTTCTACGAGGCATTCCCAAGGGCCAGACTGTCAGAGCGGCAGGCACGGGCACTGGGTCTGTTGAGTGCTGTGGAGCGGGGCCGGGCACTGGGGGGCCGAGCTGTGCGCAGCCGTCGTGCCATTGCTGTGCTGTCCCGCTGGCCTGCCTTCCCAGCCTTCCGCGCCTTCCTCACCTTCCTTTACCGCTACTCCGTCTCAGGCCCCCACCGCCTGCCCTTGGAAGC GCACATCTCCCACTTCATTCACAACGTCCCATTCCCTTCCCCACAGAGACCCCGCATCTTAGTGCAG ATGTCTCCTTATGACAACCTGCTCCTCTGTCAACCTGTATCCTCACCCCTACCCCTCAG TGGTGCCAGCTTCTTGCAGCTGCTGCAGAGCCTGGGCCCTGAGCTGGCTGTCACCCTGCTGCTGGCTGTACTCACAGAGCACAAATTACTGGTCCACTCACTGCGGCCAGATCTACTCACCAGTGTCTGTGAGGCCCTTGTCTCG ATGATCTTCCCACTGCACTGGCAGTGCCCCTACATTCCGCTATGCCCACTGGTGCTGGCAGATGTTCTGAGCGCCCCTGTGCCCTTTATTGTGGGTATCCACTCCAGTTACTTCGATTTGCATGACCCGCCTGCTGACGTCATCTGTGTTGATCTTGATACCAACACGCTCTTCCA GACAGAGGAAAAGAAGCCCCTCTCCCCTAGGACCCTGCCCCGCAGACCCTACAAGGTTCTGCTGGCCACACTGACAAGCCTTTACCAGCAGCTGGACCAGA CTTACACTGGACCAGAGGAGGAAGCATCTCTGGAATTTCTGCTGACAGACTACGAGGCAGTGTGTGGCCGCAGGGCTCGCCTGGAGCGGGAAGTCCAGGGAGCCTTCCTGCGCTTCATGGCCTGTCTGCTCAAGGGCTACCGGGACTTCCTGCGCCCTCTCACACAGGCACCCTCTGAGGGAGCACGCGATGTTGACAATCTTTTCTACCTTCAGG GTTTCCTCAAGTCCCGGGAACGCTCCAGCCACAAGCTGTACTCTCAGCTGCTGCACACACAGATGTTCTCACAGTTCATTGAAGAATGCTCTTTTGGCTCTGCTCGGCATGCTGCCCTTGAATTTTTTGACTCTTGTGTTGACAAG ATCCACCCAGAGCAGGAGAAGCCTGAGCCAACACCCTTAGTGGAACTGGAGGAGCTTTCAGGAAGTGAGCTCACTGTCTTTATCACACCTCCTGAAGAGCCCCCAGTGCTGGAGGGCAGTGAATCCACTCCCCAGTACTG CTATGATGGATTTCCAGAGCTACGGGCTGAATTGTTTGAGTCTCCTCAAGAGCAACCGGGGACCCTGCCTGTGCCAGGCCCATCCCGTAGTGCCCCCAGCAGTCCTGCCCCTCGTCGAACTAAACAG GAGATGAAGGTTGCACAACGGATGGCACAGAAGTCAGCAACTGTGCCTGAACTGTGGGCCCGATGCCTACTGGGACACTGCTACGGGCTGTGGTTCCTATGTCTGCCAGCCTATGTGCGGTCAGCACCTTCCCGGGTGCGGGCCCTGCACACAGCCTACCATGTACTGCGTGAGATGGAGAGCCGCAAGGTGGTACTTCCTGATGAG GTGTGCTATCGGGTGCTGATGCAGCTCTGCTCACACTATGGGCAGCCTGTGCTGTCTGTGCGGGTCATGCTGGAGATGCGGCGGGCAGGCATTGTGCCCAACACCATCACCTATGGTTACTACAACAAG GCTGTGCTGGAAAGCAAGTGGCCGTCTGGTACACCGGGTGGGCGCCTGCGCTGGGCTAAGCTCCGGAATGTTGTTCTGGGGGCTGCTCAGTTCCGCCAGCCCTTGAGAGAACGGCggcagcggcagcagcagcagcaacagcagcagctggTGGTAGCAACACATCAAGACACAGGAAGCTCCCAGATAG AGTCCTGTCTGGAGCGTCCCTCCCCAACCCGCCCCCTTCAGCGCCAGACTACCTGGGCTGGGCGAAGTCTGCGGGACCCAGCCTCACCTACTGGGCGCCTAGTGAAGAGTGGCAGCTTGGGCAGTGCCCGAGGGGCACAGCCCACTGTGGAGGCAGGTGTAGCCCACA TGATAGAGGCTTTGGGGGTCTTGGAACCTCGGGGATCACCTGTACCCTGGCATGATGGAAGTCTCTCAGACCTGAGCCTGACTGGGGAGGAACAGGCACCTGGAGGCAGCCCAGGAGGCTCAGGCTCAGCCCTGAGTGCCCAGTCTACTGAGGCCCTGGAAGGGCTAAGTGGGCAGGGGCCCAAGGCTGGTGGACGACAGGATGAGGCAGGCACTCCCCGACGGGGGCTGGGTGCCCGCCTTCAACAGCTGCTTACTCCTTCCCGCCGCTCCCCTGCCTCTCGTGTGCCCTCGCCTGAGCTGTTGCCTCGTGACCTGCCTCTCCCAGCCCGCCGCAGCCCCATGGACAGCATTCTTCGGCCCCGGGAGCGCCCTGGATCCACTGCCTCTGAG AGTTCAGCTTCTCTGGGCAGTGAGTGGGACCTCTCAGAATCTTCTCTCAGCAGCGTGAGCCTCCATCATTCCTCAGAGCGTCTCAGTGACACCCCTGGATCCTTTCAGCCACCTTCCCTGGAA ATTCTGCTGTCTAGCTGTTCCTTGTGCCGTGCCTGTGATTCACTGGTGTATGATGAGGAAATCATGGCTGGCTGGGCACCTGATGACTCTAACCTCAACACAACTTGCCCCTTCTGCGCCTGCCCCTTTGTGCCCCTTCTTAGTGTCCAGACCCTTGATTCCCGACCCAG TGTCCCCAGCCCAAAGCCTGCCCCTGCTGGTGCCAGTGACAACAAAGATGCTCCCATTCCTGGGGGTCCTGGGCCTGTGCTcagtgaccgcaggctctgccttGCCTTGGATGAGCCCCAGCTCTGCAATGGGCACTTGGGG AGTGCTTCCCGACGCATCGAGAGTGGGGCATGGGCATATCTGAGCCCCCTGGTGCTGCGTAAAGAGCTGGAGTCGCTGGTTGAGAATGAGGGCAGTGAGGTGTTGGCATTGCCTGAACTGCCTGCTGCCCACCCCATCATCTTCTGGAATCTTCTATGGTATTTCCAACGGCTACGCCTGCCTAGTATTCTACCAGGCCTGGTGCTGGCCTCCTGTGATGGACCCCCACCTCCCCAG